Below is a genomic region from Flammeovirgaceae bacterium SG7u.111.
ATTGCCAAAACTTCCAAGGCCATAGAAGAAGCCCTACAGAACAAGAAATTTGACAACTACCAAGAGCTCTTCAATGAGGTAATAAGCCCGTTGAAAATAAATGCGCAAGCAGCAAAAGAGTCTTTGGTATATCCTGACACCAACTTTCCCTACTACGAGGGCATAAACCTTTCGGAAGACGGCCACTATTGGCTGGGATTATACTGGAGAAATAACTGCTTTAGTATCAAGTTCTTAAAAGCCTTGTGCGAGCTTTGCCAAGAAACCAAAGTAGGAAAGCTTTGTCTTACTCCTTGGAAATCGTTCATTATCCAAGGGATAAATGAATCGGACAAGCTGCTGTGGGAAAAGTTACTGGGCAAATACGGCATAAATATGCGCCACTCGGCCATAGAGCTTAACTGGCACCTGCCCGTGCTCGACCAAGAAGCCTTGGAGCTCAAAACCTTTTTGGTAAGAGCGCTCGACCAACAAGACATCAGCACCTACGGGCTTTCCTTCACTATCCGAAATACGCAAGACATCATCTTGTTCACTTCCGTAGTGATAGAAAAAAACGAAGAAAGGTCAGGAAAATCCCCTACGTACAACGTGTTGTATTCCAAGGATTTTAACCCGAACCTTACCGAATATACAGCCTATGCCAAAGGCGTGACCAAAGAAGTGTTGCCCCCTATCTTGATAGAACTGAGCAAGCGCTACTACGAACAACTGGAAACGCGCAGCACCCCTACGGGAAGCAAGCGCAGCAAAAAAACAGGAGAAAAAGTATTGTACCAATGCACCAACTGCATGACTGTTTACGATGATGCCTTTGGAGAACCAGATACGGGCATAGAACCGGGCATCCCATTTGGGAAACTACCCGAAAGCTACACCTGCCCCACGTGTTCATCGCCCAAAAGTAGCTTTATGCCGCTGGGGTAGAATTAGGGTTAGCTAAGTTTTAAGTAATAATTGCCAACTAGCAACATATATCTCACTTTGATAAAAGTTGCTAGTTACTTGTCGCTTGTTACTGGTTTTAGTAATTGGAGAGATAAAAACTAAAACTAGCAATCCGCAACCGTTAGCCATGAAACTAACTATCAGTAAACTAACAAAGCTCGATTTCTACCAAACTCGCATTCCGATCCACTAGACTATGAGGCTTATACAAGAGTTTGCCAAACTAAAGTGGTAAGAAAAATGAAAGGCATTGGCGACCGATACATCTTTTTTCGCTTATAGCCTGCAAATGTAAGCCGGAGAGGCTCAATAAACCCTAACCGGTAAACCTTAAACATTTTAAGTAGCATTCCGATCCACATAATATATAAGATAAGGAACGTTGTATCATCTTTCCCTATCTCTCAGGACTTACTATAAATTCGTTTGATTGATTAGTAGTTCAAATTCAATAGAGCCAGCGGTTGTAAAAAGTCGCTGGCTTTTTTGTTGCTATCACCCAAATCAGCTATCCTGAATTTGATTTAGAACCTCCGCCCTAGTATTCAGCATGCTACATTCAGGAAGCTTTCAAACCAAACATACCCTACTCTACAATTTTTTCAGGTAATTAGCCAGTTGATTTGGTCTGGTAACAAAGGGGGAATGGTCAGAATTATTGATAGTATGGATGGACGTCCCAGGAAACCTACTGTACATAAAGCTTTGCAAACCAGGCGTAACAGCCTGATCGTTCGGACAAGCCACATAGTTTTTGGGCAAAGAAGCATAATTCGACCCAAGAGATACTGTATCTAAAGCAGTTTGTATAGGTTGAGGTCTCAGCAAAGGTAAAACATCATTTATTTCCTGCTGCAAAGGCTGGTTATTATTATTCAGGGAGTAGTTATAAAAGGCTTCTATTAAAATGGAATCAGGTAAATATATGCCAGGAGGATTCACTATCACATTTTGGGTTATTACAGACAGTGTATCTTGCAAGGAAAGCTGAATAAGTGACTCTCCACTAACAGGCATAAATGCTGAAACATAAACCAACCTCTTTATTTTTTGTGGAATAGATTCGCCTACTTGCGAAATGACCACCCCACCATACGAATGCCCTACTAAAATCACCTCTTCGGGTTGTGCATTAATTGCCGCAATCACTTGGTCTACATGCGTTTGCAAATTTACCGACCCTATTGGAGTATTATCATTGCCCAAACCAGCTAACTGCACCGCAATGATGGTATGACCAAATTCTTCAAGCTTGTCTTGTACATTGCCCCAAACAGATTCAGGATGCCAAGCCCCATGTATGAGTACATAGGTATGAAGTGTTTTCTTTTTGTGGTAAAACTCATCTGCTACCACAGATTTTTCCAGTTGCTCTAACTCATCTTGGCAAGCATTACATAGCAACAGCATCGCCATTGCTACAAAAGACCCTAATATAGTTCTCATCGTAACTTAGTAATTTACAGAATTTTAAATTGGCTTATCATTCGTTTAACGCACCACTTGTTACATAGTATAAAATCTCATACTATTCTTGACCTCACCAGTATAAAACACATACTCACTTTGTTTTTATGTAACAAAGCAACATAGAAGACTATTCTAAATGGACTAAAATTATTGGAACCTCACCTCTTAATATAACTTGAGACATATATACAAAAGCTTAACTGACAGCATTGAGCGAAACATACCTAGGGAAAGTTAAACATTTTATCACCCCAGCCCTGAGCCAGAATCACTTGCCTAACACCCCGAAATACTAGCTCTTTTGCACAATATGTGAGAGATATCACCTGGTTCGAGCATCTCGCTCAGATCTTGGTGGTATTGGCTTTTTAGACAACCCTCCTACCGCTCGCTTCTAGAGCATGCCAAACTTTAGTATTAGCATGGAATGGCAACTGATTTTATAGCGGCTGATTAATTAGTAGTTCAAATTTATTAAGGCCAGCAACTGTAAAAACCGTTGGCTTTTTTGTTTTTGTACCCACACCAAGAAACTAATCGAATAGCTTTGAAAGCAGGTTGTTTTCAATTAGTTTTAAAAGAGGTATTTTGAGTAGATCTTGCCAAAAACATACTCAACGCACCCTATCTAAAATAGTCTTATTACAGGCCTCAACCCTCAGCTTCTATGTTCAATATTTCAGATCTGATAAATTCGATTGAAAAACTCACCTTTCAGTTGATATCATGGATTATCCTAATCCCCAAGACTCTATTTTGGATATTGGCAGCTCCTGCTAGCATGGTCAAGTATATTGATCACCAATTGGAACAGAAAAACCCCGAATTCCAGAGCTTCATCTCCCCTATTTTTTTATTCCTTTTGGTAGGGCTCGGTCCCATCGCACTAGAAAGCTTTATCAAACTGCCTGAAATTCATATTGATGGGAAGAGAAATGTGATGGTGGATTCTACCTATCAGTACACTGCCAAAATTGACTACTTAAGCGACTGGACGGAGTACCGCACCAATAAACATATTTATGAATATGTGTGGAGTCATGGGAAAAACAGATCCGATAAAAAACTGATCAAAACTTACCTGTTCGAAAACTTCCTTCCCGAAGAAAACATTCTTGATATCACCTTTGCCCGTGAATTTTATAACGAAAACGAAGTAGACTCCTTGCCAACCACAACTACTCTTAGCAATAAAACCAACAGTGAATCAATCACCATCTCTCGCGACTCAACCCATTTATTTTTAGATATATACGCATACAAACTAGCCGACTACACAGATTTTGATGAAGAGAAATCTACTACCTATTCTGGGGGAAATACATTGCCTGATAGGTACCAATATGTTGCTGGAAATAAAGATACATTACCTTTTCAGGTATCCATCCCCATCAATGTATTCGACAGCCAATTGAAACTAAAAAATGTAGAAAGGATCACTTCAAAAGATGCAGAAGACAGCACTACAGGAACAATTGCTATCGACGAAAAGCAACTGTATGCCATTGGGATTGCCCTGATGTCGCTTCCTTTGTTTTTTGCCGTAAGCCTTATCATAAAAGAAGATGAAAAAATAAACCTGACCAATCTTAAAAGGCGTCTTTATGCTCAGTGCGCATTATTCACGCCCATCGTTTTAATTTTCCAGTTCGGTATTCTTTACGAGAATATAGTCCCGCCACAATATACAGGCAATGTAATATTCGTAATCCTTATATTAGGACTTGCCAGCATAGTCTGGTTTACCATTGTCCAAGCTAATATTTACCTTTTAAGCATTAAGGAAGTTATTGCCATCTTATTTGGGCTGCCATTTTTGATCACTATTTCCATCATGCTCTTCATAGAAGCCCTTATAGAGTTTTCGCATTTCAAATGGATTGTATGGTTATTTGTAATAGCCATTTCCATCCCGTTAGTAATGAGCTTGGGCTTGAGTGACAAAAACTTTATAGAAGAAGAAGAGGCATAAAGAAGTACTTCCTTATGGTAGTATTTGATTTCATTTGGGGTTGAGAGACTTGCTCCATCGGGGATGGCACTATTTTTTGCTTCATCGAGTTATTCACCAATTCGAGTCGTTCCTTGCTTGACAAAGAATCTCCCTCCAGTGTTCTGCAAAGCTCCGCAAGGACAGCTGGTGCATGGGTGAGAGATAACCGCGTCAAGTGCAAGATGACACTTGTGATTGCTTATTTGAACATTAAGTACCTAAGCCCAAATACAAAAAGGATTGCCGATGAACACGACAACCCTTTAATCCAATCTATACACTACTTTCTACATATTATTCGATAAAACAAGCTTCATCTGAAAGGTGCTGCCTTCCTTAGGCGTATTTGCCTCCTTTACTTGAAGAACCTTGCTAATAGGAGCCACCTTTTTGAACTTAATACCTTTGATATTTTTTTTTGCATCCATTGTTATTATACTAGGATCAAAATCAACTTGAACATCGAAGGTAAATTCAACTTCTTCCAGGTCTACCTGCACCTCTTCCTTTTTAAGGTTCATGCACGCGTCCTCATACGATTTGGAAAATGCAATTAAAAGATTTGTTAAATCCACTTCAGTCATAGAGTTAAGGTTATTGAACTGCCTCTTCTTCTTCCACTTCCTTTCCAGAAAACAGAAACCTTACCTTAAGGCCATAGGTAGCTTTGGAGCGTGAAGTTCGAGTATGCCCGATTTTCGCCTTTGCGGTGACAAACCTAAAGTTCACCCCAGAAGAAAACTGCCCATCTGTTTTTTTGGTCAATTCCGTTTCGGCAGCGTAGGTCACTTCCATTTCAAACTCATCCAACTCTACAGGAATATTATTACTTTGAAGTACCGATACTCCTTCACTTGCGCCTTCTGCCGCACTTAAAATCAATGACTTGATTGTCGCTTCTTGAGCCATAACTATACAATTTAGTGTTTAAGGTTAAATAAAATGTTGATGGAGCTAAGATAGCCTACCCGCTACCCCTTTTTTAGAAAGATTCCGACAATTCAAAAAAACAATTAAACAAAATGCTTATACAATTCCGACAACCCGAATAATTATACGACATATCCATAAAAAACCGACATTTCTTACGAGATGGAAACCACTAGCCGTCGTCCTAAACGTGATGCCCGACAGCTAGTCTCAGGATCTCCCCCCTTTTGCTGCAGTGCCCCAAAGTACTTGAGCTTATTGATGTGTAGATGGAATGGACTGGGTCTTCGCCCGGAACGAGAATTTGGAATAGTACTGATTTGGGGTTGGTTTTAGATATTTTTCAAACAGATCCAAAACTTACAAACTCAAAACAACTACATATTACTGCTGGACGACTACTTTTTGGTGCAAAACAAGGTCTTTTTAGTGCCGATGAAAGACTTATTTCTTCTGAAATATGAAAAATCAAAGACGATATATGAAATATTTGTGCCGATGAACGTCTTATTTTTCAAGAAATATGAAAAATCAAAGCCGTTATTAGACTTACGAAAGACGATATGCTCCTTATTTTTTCCTTTTCACCTCTTATTTATGTCTTTTTTCTTCTTTTATGAGCCGTATGAAGGCTTATTTACCCTTGCGGATATATTTTTAGTTTTTTTGAACAGCATTTCTATAAATTCAGTAAAAAGTGGAAAGAGCTTACATCCAATTTTCTGCAAATCGACTACCCTACTTCCCCAGCAATGCCACCCCTTTTGTACAATAGGCTGGAGATCCTATGTCAAGCACGAGACGACATGCTTTTCTCCCAAAATCTTTTCCTAAAAAATGGATTTTTACTAGGAAAGGAAGAGATAAACAAACTCCTTCGTAAATTTGCCAAAAAAGAACACTAGAATGAATATAGCAGATATAAGAAAAGAATATAGCCAGTCGAAGCTTAGCCGCAAGGAGGTAGATAAAAACCCTCTTGTTCAATTCAAGCAATGGTTCGATGAAGCAGTTAGTTCTAACATCCACGAGCCTACGGCCATGAACCTCTGCACGGTGGGGGAAAATGGCAGACCATCTTCCCGTATCGTCCTGTTGAAGGGGATTGAGCACGATATGTTTGTATTTTACACCAACTACAACAGCAAAAAGGGCTCGGACATGGCCAACAATCCTTTTGTATCCCTCACCTTCTTCTGGCCAGAGCTGGAGCGGCAAGTGCGGGTGGAAGGGCAGGTAAAGAAAGTACCCGCCGAGATGTCGGACACGTATTTTGCCAGCCGCCCACGGGATAGCCGCATAGGTGCGCATGCTTCTCCGCAAAGCCAAGAGATCAAAAGCAAATCTTCTATCTTGAAAGATGCGGTGCTGATAGGCACAAAGTACATGGGCAGGGATGTTCCCCGACCTGAACACTGGGGAGGCTATTTTGTAAAGCCCGATAAGATAGAATTTTGGCAAGGCAGGCCTAGCCGCCTCCACGACCGAATCGTATATTCTCTTCCCGAGGAAAATGGGGATTGGGTAATGAGCCGCTTGGCGCCTTGATTCTTTTTTGGTAGAGGCTGGAGGTTAGACGTTAGATGAACTAGCTCACTAACTTGGGGGGAAATTCAAGCGGACGCTTGAAAAATGTAATAGGGCACAAGCGAGATAGTTCAATGGTACTTAAAAAGGACACGAGCGGACGCTCGCGCCAGAGACAATTTCTATTCTACGCCTTGTGCTAGGTATTGAGATTACTACCAAAACCTTAATCGTCCTTGGTTAAAGCCAAGGAAATCAAACCAACAATAAACAACAACACATGACTACTTGGAAAAAATTGGGGCATCAGCAGATCAAAGAACGTGTATTTGCTGCGCTCAAAGAGAATGTAAATTATTTGGAGGAAAACGTCTTAGGCATCCCTGCCTCTTACCTCGACGATAAGGTATTTAACCAAGACACTCCCTTTCTAAAAGATGCCCCGTTTATTTCTTCTTTGGTCTATAACCCTAACCATATCGGTTGCCATACACTAGGCAACTCCGAGCGGTATTTTAAAGGGACACAGGAACTGGAAAGAGAGGTGATCGAGATTTGTGCTTCCAGTATTTTGAAAGCCGAACCAGGGCAAACCGATGGCTACGTGTCGGCGGGTGGAACAGAAGCCAACATGCAGGCGATCTGGATTTACCGCAACTACTTTATACAGGAGCTGAAGGCAGATATCAACCAAATTTGCATCCTTTGTTCTTCGGATAGTCATTATTCCATGAGTAAGTCGGCGAATATCTTGAACATTGCCAAGGCAGAAGTGAAGGTAGATGAAAAGACGAGGGAAATCAGTCGGGAAAAAGTAAAAGCGGCCATAGAAAAAGCTCAGGCGGAAGGAAAGAAATACTTCATTGTAGTCTCTAACATGATGACCACCATGTTTGGCTCGGTAGACGAATCAAAAGCCTATACCGATGTACTTACTGAACTAGATGTGCCTTTCAAGTTGCACATCGATGGCGCATACGGTGGCTTTTATTACCCATTTGCCAATTCGGAAAGTGATTTGAATTTCCAAAACCCACATATTTCTTCCGTTACGCTCGATGCTCACAAAATGGTGCAAGCTCCTTACGGAACAGGTATTTTCCTTATCAGAAAAGGAATGATACGCTATGCCAACACACAGGATGCGAGCTACATCAAAGGACAAGACTCCACCATTTCGGGAAGCAGATCGGGGGCAAATGCGGTCGCCATCTGGATGATATTGATGACCTACGGGCCCTATGGCTGGACGGAAAAAATCTTTATCCTCCAAAAAAGAACCGATTGGCTTTGCGAGCTGCTAGACAAAAAAGGAATTGAATATTACCGAGAGAAATATTCGAACATCGTCACCATCCCCAACGAATATGTAAGCCCAGAAGCCGCTACAGAATTTGGCCTAGTTCCCGATAACCACGAAAACCCTGCTTGGCAAAAAATAGTGGTAATGGACCATGTGTTCATCGAGAAATTGCTGCCGCTGTTGGAGAAGTTGTAAAACTTCAAAGAAAATCGTCGTGGAAGAACGAATAGTCCACGACGATTTTCACTTCTATTCAATTTTCACGGCTATGGAAGCTACCACGAATAAGTTGGAATCCACTTGGTTGCTGCCCTCTGTGAAAATTGCATCCTTGCTATTGAGCCAGCGGCTTTCTATTCTACACGCCACTTTGGGCAATGGTCGGTAATCGAGATTGAGGGAATAGCCCATGGTGTTAAAGCCATTTTCCGTTTCTGGAGCTATTATCACTTGGCTTTCGTCTTTGAAATATTCGGCTCGGAAAGCTGCTGCCCACTTTTCATCAAAGCGGTATTGGGCAATGAGCACGGGCGCTACCCACGTATCGTTTTCGCTGCTCCCTTTCGCTTTTTGTTGGAAACCGAAATCAACGCCAGCAATCAACTCTACGTTATCGGTTAGTTGGAAAATACCATATACATTATTGAAAAAGCGATTTCTCCTGAGCGAGTCAGGATCTTCCGTTCCGTAAAATGTGCTCCAGTTCAGCGTTGTATTTTCAGACGGCTTATAGCTGACTTGTGTTCCATAACTCATCATCGAATTGCCGGGCACTCGTTGCATCCGTTGCCAGCCATTACACAGCACAAGTAAAAGCTCCCACTGCTCCGTAGGGTTGTAGGTCATTTTTGCCCCTGCCAAATAATAAGGCGAACTCTCCGCCACCAGTGAGCGGGTAAGCGTAAGGTTGTCGGTAGAAATGGCGCTCTCAAAACCTAAATGGGAGGGGAAGATCCCTGCATCTAACCACAAGTTATTTTGCTTGTTGAGGGAAAGCCCCACATTGGCTTCAAAGATGTTTTTAAGCGAACCGGGTTCTGCCGCAAAATTATCGTTTACAAAAGTGCCCGCCTGCAAAGCCAAGTTTGCCCTGTATTTTTCGTGCTCCACTCCTATTTTGAGCAGCCCAAGGTTTACGGTAAACTCATTGTGGCGGTTATGATTGAAAAAGAAGTCTTGCCTTTGCCCATCAGCTGGTTTATTGAAATCGTAAGCATAATAGACATCCACAAATCCAGAGAAATGTATCTGTGCTTTTTCAGTGTCGCTATCTTGTGCCAAGGTTTTTCCAGTAAAAAGAAAGGTAACAAATAGCAGTATTAAGGTTAAGGTCTTTTTCATCTGTTGTTGTTTTGGTTGGTATGCTAATTTATACAAATATGCTAAGGATGTGAAGGCTAAAAAAACTGGAGAGAGAAAGCGATGAGCTTTGGGAAGGGGAAAATGTTTTTGGGCAGGTCAAAACTTGGTTCATCTCAGCGTTTTTTGTACGTTTATGAGGTCTTCTCTTCTAGATAATTCGAAGTAAGAGGTACTTGAAAAATAGCCACTACAAATGAATGAAATCAGAAGATTTATTGAAAATATAACCCCAATTAACGATTCTGATTGGGAGTTTTTTTCCTCAAAATTACAAGAAGTAAAACTCAAAAAACATTCTATTCTATTGAATGTTGGAGAGATTGAAAACCACCTATCATTTATAACAAAAGGAATAATCAGGCTTTATGTTCCAAGAGAAGAATCCGATTTAACTTTTGGTTTTTTATTCGAAAATGAATTCGTCACTGGATATGATTCATTTTTAACACAAGCTCCTTCTGAGTACCAAATTGAAACTTTGACTGAAACCATTCTGTGGAAAATTTCCCACGAAGACTTGCAAGAGGTTTATGAAAGAACAAACAGCGGAAATATTATTGGACGTAAAATGGCTGAAAACATGTTCTTAATAAAATCAAAAAGAGAACTTTCGCTATTAAGCAAAACTGCAGAAGAA
It encodes:
- a CDS encoding rubredoxin; this translates as MITTEETVNIQQVANVEKHELVRVFVKGGVISAGDLLKIIHTVEGFGLDYIHFGSRQDIMFPASSNVRNIIDETFNAIHTSYDMDGESYQNIVSSYPALNVMPKRQWLATHIYHYIFETFDYQPKLKINIVDPTQSLVPLFTGNLNFIASQKESYWYMFIRLENIDEKPWQVPILIYSYDIAKTSKAIEEALQNKKFDNYQELFNEVISPLKINAQAAKESLVYPDTNFPYYEGINLSEDGHYWLGLYWRNNCFSIKFLKALCELCQETKVGKLCLTPWKSFIIQGINESDKLLWEKLLGKYGINMRHSAIELNWHLPVLDQEALELKTFLVRALDQQDISTYGLSFTIRNTQDIILFTSVVIEKNEERSGKSPTYNVLYSKDFNPNLTEYTAYAKGVTKEVLPPILIELSKRYYEQLETRSTPTGSKRSKKTGEKVLYQCTNCMTVYDDAFGEPDTGIEPGIPFGKLPESYTCPTCSSPKSSFMPLG
- a CDS encoding alpha/beta fold hydrolase: MRTILGSFVAMAMLLLCNACQDELEQLEKSVVADEFYHKKKTLHTYVLIHGAWHPESVWGNVQDKLEEFGHTIIAVQLAGLGNDNTPIGSVNLQTHVDQVIAAINAQPEEVILVGHSYGGVVISQVGESIPQKIKRLVYVSAFMPVSGESLIQLSLQDTLSVITQNVIVNPPGIYLPDSILIEAFYNYSLNNNNQPLQQEINDVLPLLRPQPIQTALDTVSLGSNYASLPKNYVACPNDQAVTPGLQSFMYSRFPGTSIHTINNSDHSPFVTRPNQLANYLKKL
- the pdxH gene encoding pyridoxamine 5'-phosphate oxidase, which translates into the protein MNIADIRKEYSQSKLSRKEVDKNPLVQFKQWFDEAVSSNIHEPTAMNLCTVGENGRPSSRIVLLKGIEHDMFVFYTNYNSKKGSDMANNPFVSLTFFWPELERQVRVEGQVKKVPAEMSDTYFASRPRDSRIGAHASPQSQEIKSKSSILKDAVLIGTKYMGRDVPRPEHWGGYFVKPDKIEFWQGRPSRLHDRIVYSLPEENGDWVMSRLAP
- a CDS encoding pyridoxal-dependent decarboxylase: MTTWKKLGHQQIKERVFAALKENVNYLEENVLGIPASYLDDKVFNQDTPFLKDAPFISSLVYNPNHIGCHTLGNSERYFKGTQELEREVIEICASSILKAEPGQTDGYVSAGGTEANMQAIWIYRNYFIQELKADINQICILCSSDSHYSMSKSANILNIAKAEVKVDEKTREISREKVKAAIEKAQAEGKKYFIVVSNMMTTMFGSVDESKAYTDVLTELDVPFKLHIDGAYGGFYYPFANSESDLNFQNPHISSVTLDAHKMVQAPYGTGIFLIRKGMIRYANTQDASYIKGQDSTISGSRSGANAVAIWMILMTYGPYGWTEKIFILQKRTDWLCELLDKKGIEYYREKYSNIVTIPNEYVSPEAATEFGLVPDNHENPAWQKIVVMDHVFIEKLLPLLEKL
- a CDS encoding porin, which codes for MKKTLTLILLFVTFLFTGKTLAQDSDTEKAQIHFSGFVDVYYAYDFNKPADGQRQDFFFNHNRHNEFTVNLGLLKIGVEHEKYRANLALQAGTFVNDNFAAEPGSLKNIFEANVGLSLNKQNNLWLDAGIFPSHLGFESAISTDNLTLTRSLVAESSPYYLAGAKMTYNPTEQWELLLVLCNGWQRMQRVPGNSMMSYGTQVSYKPSENTTLNWSTFYGTEDPDSLRRNRFFNNVYGIFQLTDNVELIAGVDFGFQQKAKGSSENDTWVAPVLIAQYRFDEKWAAAFRAEYFKDESQVIIAPETENGFNTMGYSLNLDYRPLPKVACRIESRWLNSKDAIFTEGSNQVDSNLFVVASIAVKIE
- a CDS encoding Crp/Fnr family transcriptional regulator, yielding MNEIRRFIENITPINDSDWEFFSSKLQEVKLKKHSILLNVGEIENHLSFITKGIIRLYVPREESDLTFGFLFENEFVTGYDSFLTQAPSEYQIETLTETILWKISHEDLQEVYERTNSGNIIGRKMAENMFLIKSKRELSLLSKTAEERYLDLFSDRPKLIQQIPLKYIASYVGVTPQALSRIRRRIT